From Triticum urartu cultivar G1812 chromosome 2, Tu2.1, whole genome shotgun sequence, a single genomic window includes:
- the LOC125540437 gene encoding protein SYM1-like, whose amino-acid sequence MAASVAFSRACACRRLPCNPLSASTAAPSLVRLAGAGSSRRLRPASATAEPADVLPVPGSGAGELDLDGVVPAGLLEELPEVLAFQGGAPGASGGDKMLDLGINAAIVLGAITFALTKVLTVDQDYWHGWTIFEILRYMPQHNWSAYEEALKANPLLVKMMISGIVYSLGDWIAQCYEGKPIFEFDRARMFRSGLIGFTLQGSLSHYYYNFCESVFPYKDWWAVPVKAAFDQTVWSGLWNTIYFVALGFLRWESPSTIFRELKSTFFPMLTAGWKLWPFAHIITYGVVPIEHRLLWVDCVELIWVTILSTYSNEKSEARTLDDSSTTDTRDNSR is encoded by the exons ATGGCGGCGTCCGTGGCCTTCTCCCGCGCATGCGCATGCAGGCGGCTCCCATGCAACCCCCtctccgcctccaccgccgcgcCGTCTCTCGTCCGCCTGGCGGGAGCGGGATCCTCCAGGCGCCTCCGCCCCGCCTCTGCCACGGCGGAGCCGGCCGACGTGCTGCCGGTGCCGGGATCCGGGGCCGGCGAGCTGGACCTGGACGGGGTGGTGCCGGCGGGGCTGCTCGAGGAGCTGCCGGAGGTCCTCGCCTTCCAGGGGGGCGCCCCTGGCGCCAGCGGCGGCGACAAGATGCTCGACCTCGGCATCAACGCGGCCATCGTGCTCGGCGCCATCACCTTCGCGCTCACCAAGGTCCTCACCGTCGATCAGGATTACTGGCAT GGGTGGACTATCTTCGAGATCCTGCGGTACATGCCACAGCACAACTGGTCGGCGTACGAGGAGGCCCTCAAGGCCAATCCGCTTCTTGTTAAGATGATGATCAGTGGCATCGTCTATTCCCTCGGCGACTGGATAGCCCAG TGTTACGAAGGGAAGCCCATCTTCGAGTTTGACCGTGCTCGCATGTTCCGGTCTGGCCTCATAGGGTTCACCCTCCAGGGATCTCTTTCCCACTACTACTACAATTTCTGCGAG TCGGTGTTTCCGTACAAGGATTGGTGGGCTGTGCCTGTCAAGGCTGCATTTGATCAGACGGTTTGGTCTGGGCTGTGGAACACCATCTACTTCGTCGCCTTGGGATTCCTTCGGTGGGAATCTCCGTCCACCATATTCAGAGAGCTCAAGTCCACCTTCTTCCCCATGCTTACT GCTGGATGGAAGCTGTGGCCATTTGCACACATAATTACATATGGTGTGGTTCCTATCGAACATAGACTTCTCTGGGTCGACTGTGTCGAGTTAATCTGGGTCACCATCTTGTCAAC TTACTCGAACGAGAAATCTGAAGCAAGGACCTTAGACGATTCCTCCACAACAGATACGCGG GACAACTCCAGATAG